From a single Lolium rigidum isolate FL_2022 chromosome 7, APGP_CSIRO_Lrig_0.1, whole genome shotgun sequence genomic region:
- the LOC124676483 gene encoding probable transcription repressor OFP9 has product MQFFSGRSKLRQKNGDGKNQADASTAKAAKHKDGRCRALCCGASRLSVSSSASCSSLDAAPETRGRLSDLAHGMVQARLQSIIDAAASDGRGSSARGGSTELADQRHRWPCSSCSCASVGGGGYEKKRTPRAREKKPCVVLVAVDRRTYEPREEFRRSIAEVIAAKRMAEPAELRALLNCYVSVNAREHRAAILDAFHEVCSGLFSCKG; this is encoded by the coding sequence ATGCAGTTTTTCTCGGGCAGGAgcaagcttcggcagaagaatgGTGACGGTAAGAACCAGGCCGACGCCTCCACGGCGAAGGCCGCCAAGCATAAGGACGGCAGGTGCCGCGCGCTGTGCTGCGGCGCGTCCCGGCTCAGCGTGTCCTCGTCGGCGTCCTGCTCGTCCTTGGACGCGGCGCCGGAGACGCGGGGCCGCCTGTCCGACCTCGCCCACGGGATGGTCCAGGCGAGGCTGCAGTCCATCATCGACGCCGCCGCCTCTGACGGCCGTGGGTCCTCGGCGCGCGGCGGGTCGACGGAGCTCGCGGACCAGCGCCATCGCTGGCCTTGCAGCAGCTGCTCGTGCGCGAGCgtaggcggcggcggctacgAGAAGAAGAGAACACCCAGGGCACGCGAGAAGAAGCCATGCGTCGTGCTGGTCGCCGTGGACAGGAGGACCTACGAGCCCCGGGAGGAGTTCCGGCGATCCATCGCGGAGGTGATCGCGGCGAAGCGGATGGCCGAGCCGGCGGAGCTGCGGGCGCTGCTCAACTGCTACGTGTCCGTCAACGCGCGCGAGCACCGCGCCGCCATCCTCGACGCCTTCCACGAGGTGTGCTCCGGCCTGTTCTCCTGCAAGGGCTGA